The following are encoded in a window of Phaseolus vulgaris cultivar G19833 chromosome 3, P. vulgaris v2.0, whole genome shotgun sequence genomic DNA:
- the LOC137808630 gene encoding uncharacterized protein isoform X1: MLHSLHKFSLFMASKPQRLHQIAGTNSQSSAKRVRTMATFTPIEPTLKDAFTRYTQYLNDLNEKRERVVKASRDITMNSKKVIFQVHRMSKHNKVEVLEKAEKDLAAVTDQYVSRLVKELKGTDFWKLRRAYSPGIQEYVEAATFFCFCKNGTLLKLDEMNKTLLPLSDPSLHPLQINVLDYLLGLADLTGELMRLAIGRISEGELEFAEKICRFVRDIYRELTLVVPLMDDNYDMKTKMDVMLQSVMKIENACFGVHVRGSEYIPLLGSNDPSSFLVGVPDVEL; this comes from the exons atgTTACACTCTCTTCACAAGTTTTCTCTGTTCATGGCATCCAAACCTCAACGCCTCCATCAAA TTGCAGGGACCAACTCTCAGAGCTCAGCAAAAAGGGTTAGAACCATGGCCACATTCACACCCATTGAACCCACTTTGAAGGACGCTTTTACCAGATATACCCAATATCTCAATGACCTT AATGAAAAACGGGAAAGAGTGGTCAAAGCAAGTCGAGACATAACAATGAATAGCAAAAAAGTCATATTTCAAGTGCACAG GATGAGTAAACACAATAAAGTGGAAGTACTTGAGAAAGCTGAAAAGGACTTAGCAGCTGTGACAGATCAGTATGTGTCACGACTAGTCAAAGAATTGAAGGGAACTGATTTTTGGAAGCTAAGGCGAGCATACTCACCAGGG ATACAGGAGTATGTTGAAGCAGCTACATTCTTTTGTTTCTGCAAAAATGGAACACttttgaagcttgatgagatGAACAAAACATTGCTACCACTGAGTGACCCATCTCTACATCCTCTGCAAATAAATGTCCTTGATTATCTATTAGGG CTTGCAGATTTGACTGGAGAGCTGATGCGTTTAGCAATTGGTAGGATATCAGAAGGTGAACTTGAATTTGCTGAGAAGATATGCAGATTTGTGCGTGATATATACAGGGAGCTTACACTTGTAGTGCCACTTATGGATGACAATTATGATATGAAAACAAAGATGGATGTAATGCTCCAAAGTGTCATGAAAATAGAGAATG CTTGCTTTGGTGTTCATGTGAGAGGGTCAGAGTATATTCCACTTCTTGGATCCAACGATCCAAGTTCTTTCTTGGTGGGAGTTCCAGATGTTGAACTATGA
- the LOC137808630 gene encoding uncharacterized protein isoform X2 — MTLMSKHNKVEVLEKAEKDLAAVTDQYVSRLVKELKGTDFWKLRRAYSPGIQEYVEAATFFCFCKNGTLLKLDEMNKTLLPLSDPSLHPLQINVLDYLLGLADLTGELMRLAIGRISEGELEFAEKICRFVRDIYRELTLVVPLMDDNYDMKTKMDVMLQSVMKIENACFGVHVRGSEYIPLLGSNDPSSFLVGVPDVEL; from the exons ATGACCTT GATGAGTAAACACAATAAAGTGGAAGTACTTGAGAAAGCTGAAAAGGACTTAGCAGCTGTGACAGATCAGTATGTGTCACGACTAGTCAAAGAATTGAAGGGAACTGATTTTTGGAAGCTAAGGCGAGCATACTCACCAGGG ATACAGGAGTATGTTGAAGCAGCTACATTCTTTTGTTTCTGCAAAAATGGAACACttttgaagcttgatgagatGAACAAAACATTGCTACCACTGAGTGACCCATCTCTACATCCTCTGCAAATAAATGTCCTTGATTATCTATTAGGG CTTGCAGATTTGACTGGAGAGCTGATGCGTTTAGCAATTGGTAGGATATCAGAAGGTGAACTTGAATTTGCTGAGAAGATATGCAGATTTGTGCGTGATATATACAGGGAGCTTACACTTGTAGTGCCACTTATGGATGACAATTATGATATGAAAACAAAGATGGATGTAATGCTCCAAAGTGTCATGAAAATAGAGAATG CTTGCTTTGGTGTTCATGTGAGAGGGTCAGAGTATATTCCACTTCTTGGATCCAACGATCCAAGTTCTTTCTTGGTGGGAGTTCCAGATGTTGAACTATGA